The Trinickia acidisoli genome includes a window with the following:
- a CDS encoding glycosyltransferase has product MKFTVATYGTEGDTRPLAALCRALMDAGHGAHLLADAGTLHAARALGVPCAPLAGDIRQALSPGEALGAVVGKRGGAQATVKALAAVANANTGAWMREIKAAADGSDAIIVSALAAYVGLSVAEYWRIPAIGASMIPLTPTREFASSFLRPGIAPGFLNRASHTFVNGMIWRAFRRATNAARADVCALPPRRRNWTDQPMLYGVSRALLPQPADWPEHALVCGQWPMSIGGETDWTPPDALAAFLEGGEVPIYVGFGSMAGFDRERLMRAVIEAIGGRRALFYPGWSGVDASALPSNFCVVGDTPHAWLFPRVSLVMHHGGAGTTHSATRAGKPSVVVPFAGDQPFWAERLRRLGIAAAPVDGNAPEAAAFARAIDFASQQATRERAEALGAEMRKENGLRTAVAAVERWAAAGQELRAVGICPVTAGT; this is encoded by the coding sequence ATGAAATTTACCGTAGCGACGTATGGGACAGAAGGCGATACGCGGCCGCTGGCTGCGCTTTGCCGTGCGCTGATGGACGCTGGACATGGCGCGCACTTGCTGGCCGACGCGGGGACGCTGCATGCGGCGCGTGCGCTCGGCGTGCCGTGCGCGCCGCTTGCGGGCGACATCCGGCAAGCGTTGTCGCCGGGGGAGGCGCTGGGCGCGGTCGTCGGCAAACGCGGCGGCGCGCAAGCGACGGTGAAGGCGCTTGCGGCCGTCGCGAACGCCAACACGGGGGCATGGATGCGTGAAATCAAGGCTGCGGCCGACGGCAGCGACGCCATCATCGTCTCGGCGCTGGCGGCTTACGTGGGGCTGTCGGTTGCTGAGTATTGGCGGATTCCTGCGATTGGCGCGTCGATGATACCTCTCACGCCGACGCGCGAGTTCGCTTCATCGTTCTTACGGCCCGGCATCGCGCCGGGCTTTCTGAATCGCGCGAGCCACACGTTCGTCAACGGCATGATCTGGCGCGCGTTCCGCCGGGCCACGAATGCGGCGCGCGCCGACGTTTGCGCGCTGCCGCCGCGCAGACGCAATTGGACCGACCAACCGATGCTTTACGGCGTCTCGCGCGCCTTGCTGCCGCAGCCTGCCGATTGGCCCGAGCATGCGCTCGTCTGCGGACAGTGGCCGATGTCGATCGGCGGCGAGACCGATTGGACGCCTCCCGACGCGCTCGCGGCATTTCTCGAAGGCGGCGAGGTGCCGATCTACGTCGGCTTCGGCAGCATGGCCGGGTTTGATCGCGAGCGATTGATGCGTGCGGTGATCGAGGCGATCGGCGGGCGTCGCGCGCTGTTTTATCCGGGGTGGAGTGGTGTCGATGCATCGGCGTTGCCGTCGAATTTTTGCGTTGTCGGCGATACGCCGCATGCGTGGCTCTTTCCGCGCGTATCGCTCGTGATGCATCACGGCGGCGCGGGCACGACGCACTCGGCCACGCGTGCGGGCAAGCCGTCGGTCGTCGTGCCGTTCGCGGGCGATCAGCCGTTCTGGGCGGAGCGGTTGCGGCGGCTCGGTATCGCCGCGGCGCCCGTTGACGGCAACGCGCCCGAGGCGGCGGCGTTCGCGCGTGCGATCGATTTCGCCTCGCAGCAGGCAACGCGAGAGAGGGCTGAAGCGCTGGGTGCCGAGATGCGCAAGGAGAATGGCTTGCGCACGGCGGTAGCGGCTGTCGAACGCTGGGCGGCGGCAGGGCAGGAGCTGAGGGCGGTGGGGATTTGTCCGGTTACTGCGGGGACTTAG
- a CDS encoding PGN_0703 family putative restriction endonuclease, whose translation MQHNRPPLVPTRILKAHKVYEPSDSRFMAAARLLQALSREDQGLPIGSHRSAKGKRYKLGSRLDTECAEAGGNFLSPDIARLALRESVYCEIGAMIEQERLWTNLLSSQPLCFNLFGGMKLDIEKANRFFRHLFPDYVEAVSGIYFEHSPGRGDPTFTHDYTTFDVFVTCTTPQGGNGFIAIEVKYTETMTEPIATLRPRYEELSRASGIYSDPDALALRGSPLQQLWREHLLSQSMIDTGAYASGRFVVMYPRQNVHCAAAVNAYQRQLAPREPKAAAFQVVTLDACVNALRAAGDDELAMAFHQRYLDFERIEHAIFGQRGCVEPPPVS comes from the coding sequence ATGCAACACAATCGCCCGCCTCTCGTACCGACGAGAATCCTGAAGGCGCACAAGGTTTATGAGCCCAGCGATAGCCGATTCATGGCTGCGGCTCGGCTCCTGCAAGCCTTGTCGCGTGAGGACCAAGGTTTGCCCATCGGCAGCCATCGCAGCGCCAAAGGCAAGCGATACAAGCTAGGCAGCCGACTCGATACCGAATGCGCCGAAGCCGGCGGCAACTTCCTGTCGCCCGACATTGCGCGGCTCGCATTGCGCGAATCCGTGTACTGCGAAATCGGCGCGATGATCGAGCAGGAGCGTCTTTGGACCAATCTGCTATCGAGCCAGCCGCTTTGCTTCAACCTGTTCGGTGGGATGAAGCTGGACATCGAGAAAGCCAACCGCTTTTTCCGGCATCTCTTCCCCGACTACGTGGAAGCCGTCAGCGGCATTTACTTCGAGCACTCGCCGGGGCGAGGCGATCCGACCTTTACGCACGACTACACCACCTTCGATGTCTTTGTCACGTGCACGACGCCCCAAGGGGGCAACGGATTCATCGCGATCGAAGTCAAGTACACGGAGACCATGACCGAGCCTATCGCGACACTGCGACCGCGCTACGAAGAGCTTTCCCGAGCCTCCGGCATCTACAGCGATCCCGATGCGCTGGCGCTGCGAGGAAGTCCGCTACAGCAGTTGTGGCGCGAACACCTGCTGAGCCAAAGCATGATCGACACTGGTGCTTACGCCTCCGGTCGATTCGTCGTGATGTATCCGAGGCAGAACGTGCATTGCGCGGCGGCGGTGAACGCCTATCAGCGGCAGTTGGCCCCGCGAGAACCAAAGGCTGCTGCGTTTCAAGTCGTTACCTTGGACGCGTGTGTCAATGCACTCCGTGCCGCCGGTGACGATGAGCTTGCGATGGCGTTCCACCAGCGCTACTTGGACTTCGAGCGTATCGAGCACGCGATCTTCGGCCAACGGGGCTGCGTAGAGCCACCCCCGGTCAGTTAA
- a CDS encoding helix-turn-helix domain-containing protein: protein MVDKAGARQKIGKRLGQRIAEQRKALGWTQDQLAEQVGVDTETVSRFERGVAVPSLLTLDKLATVLSTSVSSLLSEASPSPSDQALRISAWLDRLPSEDGDFVVAQIQALCDHIHKQRGSTATKSKTKGKSRSK from the coding sequence ATGGTTGACAAGGCTGGCGCACGCCAGAAAATCGGGAAGCGGCTGGGGCAGCGGATCGCAGAGCAAAGAAAAGCTCTCGGCTGGACCCAAGATCAATTGGCCGAACAGGTCGGCGTAGATACTGAAACGGTATCCCGATTCGAGCGCGGCGTGGCAGTCCCATCCCTTCTGACACTCGACAAGCTGGCAACCGTGCTGAGCACCAGCGTCTCCAGCCTATTGTCCGAAGCGTCCCCCAGCCCGTCCGATCAGGCGCTCCGCATTTCGGCATGGCTAGATCGCCTGCCATCCGAAGACGGAGATTTCGTGGTTGCCCAGATCCAAGCTCTATGCGATCACATTCACAAGCAGCGAGGTAGCACGGCCACGAAGAGCAAGACCAAGGGCAAGTCGCGCTCCAAGTAA
- the tnpA gene encoding IS66-like element accessory protein TnpA has product MTEPEAKPGSRKGRPNYDREFRRRLAAAACEPGVSVAKLARDNGINANMLFTWRSRYRAQLQAETTPLIPVAVVHETPPARVAMSAQASGVDHRTPRNGTIEIRIGSALVKVDGAVDAETLRLVLGSLQS; this is encoded by the coding sequence GTGACAGAGCCAGAAGCCAAGCCGGGTAGCCGCAAGGGACGCCCGAATTATGATCGCGAGTTTCGACGCCGACTTGCCGCTGCGGCATGCGAGCCCGGTGTGTCGGTGGCGAAGCTGGCGCGAGACAATGGCATCAACGCGAACATGCTGTTCACCTGGCGCAGCCGCTATCGCGCGCAATTGCAGGCCGAAACGACGCCCCTGATTCCCGTGGCGGTAGTTCATGAGACGCCGCCGGCGCGCGTGGCGATGTCGGCGCAAGCATCCGGCGTTGACCATCGGACACCGCGAAATGGGACGATCGAGATTCGGATCGGTAGCGCGCTCGTCAAGGTCGACGGCGCCGTCGACGCCGAGACGCTGCGGCTCGTTCTGGGGAGCCTGCAATCGTGA
- the tnpB gene encoding IS66 family insertion sequence element accessory protein TnpB (TnpB, as the term is used for proteins encoded by IS66 family insertion elements, is considered an accessory protein, since TnpC, encoded by a neighboring gene, is a DDE family transposase.): MISLPTGTRVWLVAGVTDMRCGFQGLAAKVQTALEDNALGGNVFIFRGRRGDLVKLMWATEDGLWLLAKRLERGRFVWPQADGGKVHLTAAQLSMLLEGIDWRQPRRTAALSML; encoded by the coding sequence GTGATCTCGCTGCCCACGGGTACACGCGTCTGGCTGGTGGCCGGCGTCACCGACATGCGCTGCGGATTCCAAGGGCTGGCGGCGAAGGTGCAGACGGCGCTCGAAGACAATGCGTTGGGCGGCAACGTGTTCATCTTCCGGGGCCGGCGCGGCGATCTCGTGAAGCTCATGTGGGCGACCGAAGACGGGCTCTGGCTTCTTGCGAAGCGGCTCGAGCGTGGGCGCTTCGTGTGGCCACAGGCCGATGGCGGCAAGGTCCATCTGACGGCGGCGCAATTGTCCATGTTGCTCGAAGGCATCGATTGGCGGCAACCGCGTCGCACCGCTGCACTGTCGATGTTGTAA
- the tnpC gene encoding IS66 family transposase codes for MSNGAELPDDVQTLRALLLEARAQLAERDLEIEQLKAQLDKLRRMQFGRKSEQLDREVARLETALEDLTGERGVADVRRARQSSAGTPVGDASPKEALPPHLPREERVLEADATCPKCGSAMQPLGEDVSEQLARVAAMFKVIRTIRRKTVCPCGHHFSQPPMPGLPITRSIAHPSLLADILVSKYADHTPLYRQSQIAARDGVKLDPASMGRWVGQCEALCDALTEALRRYTVAPSKLHADDTPIPVLEPGKKKTKTGRLWVYVRDDTRSGSTEPAAVWFAYSPDRKGIHPQTHLAGFEGILQADAYSGFNELYESGKIREAACWDHARRYIYDVHARTPTEATREVLELIGGLYAIEADIRGKPAAQRLRVRQEKSIPLLAAIKTWMTDKLATLSKKSDLAKAIRYSLNQWDALVLYCEEGRAEISNALAENALRCVSLGRKNFLFAGSDSGGERAAAMYSLIGTCKLNAINPRAYLEYVLTHIADHPINRIDELLPWNVASKLPGKPCSPASTG; via the coding sequence ATGTCGAACGGCGCCGAACTTCCTGACGATGTTCAAACGCTGCGAGCCTTGCTGCTCGAGGCTCGTGCTCAGCTTGCCGAGCGCGATCTGGAGATCGAGCAGCTCAAGGCGCAGCTCGACAAGCTTAGGCGCATGCAATTCGGCCGCAAGTCCGAGCAGTTGGACCGGGAGGTCGCACGGCTGGAAACCGCGCTTGAGGACCTGACGGGCGAGCGCGGCGTCGCTGATGTGCGGCGCGCCCGCCAATCAAGCGCGGGCACGCCTGTGGGCGACGCATCGCCGAAAGAAGCTCTGCCGCCGCATCTGCCACGCGAAGAACGCGTACTGGAGGCTGACGCAACGTGTCCGAAGTGCGGCAGCGCAATGCAGCCGCTCGGAGAGGACGTGTCCGAGCAGCTCGCCCGCGTCGCGGCGATGTTCAAGGTGATTCGCACGATCCGGCGCAAGACGGTTTGCCCGTGCGGTCACCACTTCTCGCAGCCGCCGATGCCCGGCCTGCCGATCACGCGCAGCATCGCCCATCCGAGCCTGCTGGCCGACATCCTCGTCTCGAAGTACGCTGACCACACCCCGTTGTACCGGCAGTCGCAGATTGCCGCGCGCGACGGCGTGAAGCTCGACCCCGCCAGCATGGGCCGCTGGGTCGGCCAGTGCGAGGCCCTTTGCGATGCGCTGACCGAGGCACTGCGCCGCTACACGGTGGCACCGTCGAAGCTGCACGCGGATGACACACCTATCCCGGTACTCGAGCCGGGCAAGAAGAAGACGAAGACTGGGCGCCTGTGGGTGTATGTGCGCGATGACACCCGTTCGGGCTCGACCGAACCGGCCGCAGTGTGGTTTGCTTACTCGCCGGACCGCAAAGGCATCCATCCCCAGACCCATCTGGCCGGATTCGAGGGTATCTTGCAAGCGGACGCCTACAGTGGCTTCAACGAACTGTACGAGAGCGGCAAGATTCGCGAGGCGGCATGCTGGGACCACGCGAGACGGTACATATACGACGTGCATGCCCGAACGCCGACCGAGGCGACCCGGGAGGTGCTCGAGCTGATCGGTGGACTTTACGCGATCGAGGCCGACATCCGCGGCAAACCCGCCGCGCAGCGGCTTCGCGTGCGGCAGGAGAAAAGCATCCCGCTGCTCGCGGCCATCAAGACGTGGATGACGGACAAACTCGCGACACTGTCGAAGAAATCCGACCTTGCCAAAGCGATCCGTTACTCGCTTAACCAGTGGGATGCCCTCGTGCTGTACTGCGAAGAGGGGCGTGCCGAAATCAGCAACGCCCTGGCCGAAAACGCGCTGCGCTGCGTGAGTTTGGGACGTAAGAACTTCCTGTTCGCAGGCTCCGATAGCGGGGGTGAGCGCGCTGCCGCGATGTACAGCTTGATCGGCACGTGCAAGCTCAACGCCATCAACCCGCGCGCTTACCTCGAATACGTGCTGACCCATATCGCTGATCACCCCATTAACCGCATCGACGAATTACTACCCTGGAACGTAGCAAGTAAGCTGCCGGGCAAGCCTTGCTCGCCTGCCTCCACGGGCTGA
- a CDS encoding toll/interleukin-1 receptor domain-containing protein gives MITLKKRAQAYFRDKYPSSVLYECDFLQPPDGLTVHSIVAFNFDTGVMHPLLAVPQLGGNAANELEYMMYLRPRQIAEARSNIMIETQAPKRQKRRSADLVDGPVLTLYTDQLAIDAGSLINKFDEVGMAVDVVSEDELHQSAFISYGGPDEKVVAEMNSFLTRNGVKTWFFPVDKLPGQKLHRMMYNGVNTHDRILLVCSKSSLSRPGVMNEIERVLEREAREGGSDILIPLSIDDFLFSDQFVSTRPDIVDQIKSRVAATVPNPKSNRDGFEQEMSRVVAALRRGGA, from the coding sequence GTGATTACTTTGAAGAAGCGGGCGCAGGCGTATTTTCGGGACAAGTACCCGAGTTCAGTGCTGTATGAGTGCGACTTTCTTCAACCGCCTGACGGGCTTACAGTGCATTCGATTGTTGCCTTCAACTTCGATACCGGGGTTATGCACCCGCTCTTGGCTGTTCCGCAATTAGGTGGTAACGCTGCAAATGAGCTTGAATACATGATGTATCTGCGTCCGCGCCAAATAGCAGAGGCGAGGTCTAACATCATGATAGAGACGCAAGCTCCGAAACGACAAAAGCGGCGGAGCGCCGATCTCGTGGATGGGCCGGTTCTAACGCTTTACACTGATCAACTGGCCATTGATGCGGGTAGCCTTATAAACAAATTCGACGAGGTGGGTATGGCGGTTGATGTGGTCTCGGAGGATGAGCTTCATCAAAGCGCATTCATTTCTTATGGCGGCCCCGACGAGAAGGTCGTCGCGGAAATGAACTCGTTTTTGACCCGGAATGGGGTGAAGACGTGGTTCTTTCCCGTCGATAAGCTGCCGGGACAAAAGCTGCATCGAATGATGTACAACGGCGTCAATACCCATGACCGGATCCTCCTGGTGTGCTCGAAGTCGTCGCTTTCTCGTCCCGGTGTAATGAATGAAATCGAGCGCGTATTGGAGCGGGAGGCTCGTGAGGGAGGAAGCGATATCCTGATTCCCCTGTCGATCGATGATTTTCTCTTTAGCGACCAGTTCGTCTCAACCAGACCGGATATCGTTGACCAAATCAAGTCGCGAGTGGCTGCTACGGTGCCGAATCCAAAGAGCAACAGGGATGGGTTCGAGCAGGAAATGTCTCGGGTGGTTGCTGCCCTGAGGCGAGGCGGTGCGTGA
- a CDS encoding tyrosine-type recombinase/integrase, whose translation MPDTSKESCPPSQPIAPADAGEAPTSSVAPSPRASKPRVSDAALRVLKPADKPYKYAVGDGLYLEVSPRGSKLWRWKYRLGGKENRYAIGSYPETSLKEAREQADAARKLVKQGQHPAQQRKIERLKTIHGHASTFNALTDEWLALKDWEDVTKKRRLDMLKRVVSPSIGDLPVRAITPSMVLDILKKAHSNNGPSVMAEAKRTMFGIFELAAETFRVDANPVYQWREALPKNKTQHKRALDITEIGQLLRDVDGHGGNFQTQSAFKLMWLTLARPSEVIEAEWEEFDLAEAQWRIPAERMKKRREHALPLPTQAIEILNGMKTLTGNRKHVFPHRDDKAKPMVTAAFRQMLHVLGWSGKFSPHAARTTGSTRLNELGFSSDWIERQLAHAEPNSVRRTYNHADYMQDRAKMMQQWADLLDQWRRGTENVVPIKRESAA comes from the coding sequence ATGCCCGATACCTCCAAGGAATCATGCCCCCCAAGTCAGCCAATTGCCCCTGCCGATGCAGGGGAAGCCCCCACCTCCAGCGTCGCCCCCTCCCCTCGCGCATCGAAGCCACGAGTCAGCGACGCTGCGCTACGTGTGCTGAAACCGGCTGACAAGCCATACAAGTATGCGGTCGGCGACGGGCTTTATCTGGAAGTCTCCCCACGAGGTTCCAAGCTCTGGCGCTGGAAATATCGCTTGGGCGGCAAGGAAAACCGCTACGCGATTGGCAGCTATCCGGAAACCTCGCTGAAAGAAGCACGGGAACAGGCTGACGCTGCCCGGAAACTGGTCAAGCAAGGGCAACACCCCGCTCAACAGCGAAAGATCGAGCGCCTGAAAACCATCCATGGGCACGCCAGCACCTTCAATGCCCTAACCGACGAATGGTTGGCACTGAAGGATTGGGAAGACGTTACGAAGAAACGTAGGCTCGATATGCTGAAGCGGGTCGTGTCGCCGTCTATTGGCGATCTCCCCGTCCGGGCGATTACGCCGAGCATGGTCCTCGACATACTGAAAAAAGCGCATAGCAACAACGGCCCATCCGTCATGGCCGAAGCCAAGCGGACGATGTTCGGGATTTTCGAGTTAGCGGCAGAGACCTTCCGCGTTGACGCCAATCCGGTGTATCAATGGCGTGAAGCGTTGCCCAAGAACAAGACGCAACACAAACGAGCCTTGGACATCACGGAAATCGGCCAACTGCTGAGAGACGTGGACGGGCACGGCGGCAACTTTCAAACTCAAAGCGCGTTCAAGCTCATGTGGTTGACATTGGCACGCCCCTCGGAAGTCATCGAAGCGGAATGGGAGGAATTCGATCTTGCCGAAGCCCAGTGGCGCATTCCTGCGGAACGAATGAAAAAGCGCCGGGAGCACGCGCTCCCCTTGCCAACGCAGGCAATCGAGATACTAAACGGCATGAAGACGCTGACCGGCAACAGGAAACACGTTTTCCCGCACCGCGACGATAAAGCGAAGCCGATGGTAACTGCCGCATTCCGGCAGATGCTGCATGTCCTCGGCTGGTCAGGAAAGTTCAGCCCACACGCGGCCAGGACCACCGGCAGCACGCGACTCAACGAACTTGGTTTCTCGTCAGATTGGATCGAGCGCCAGCTTGCCCACGCCGAACCCAATTCGGTTCGTCGTACTTACAACCACGCGGACTATATGCAGGATCGGGCGAAAATGATGCAGCAGTGGGCCGACCTCCTCGATCAGTGGAGGCGTGGCACTGAGAATGTCGTTCCGATAAAACGCGAAAGCGCTGCTTGA
- the ychF gene encoding redox-regulated ATPase YchF, translated as MSLKCGIVGLPNVGKSTLFNALTKAGIAAENYPFCTIEPNVGVVEVPDARLKALADIVTPERIVPAVVEFVDIAGLVAGASKGEGLGNQFLANIRETDAITHVVRCFEDENVIHVAGKVDPLSDIEVINTELALADLATVEKALTRYAKAAKSGNDKEAVKLAAVLEKARAQLDAAKPIRALDLTDDEAALLKPFCLITAKPTMYVANVKDDGFENNPHLDAVRKHAQAEKSPVIAVCAAIEAEIADLADEDKEVFLADMGMDEPGLNRVIRAGFKLLGLQTYFTAGVKEVRAWTIHIGDTAPQAAGAIHTDFERGFIRAQTISFGDYVAYKGEQGAKEAGKMRAEGKEYVVHDGDVMNFLFNV; from the coding sequence ATGAGCCTCAAATGCGGCATCGTCGGCCTGCCCAACGTCGGCAAGTCCACCCTGTTCAACGCGCTGACCAAGGCGGGCATTGCCGCCGAGAACTATCCGTTCTGCACGATCGAGCCGAATGTCGGAGTGGTTGAAGTACCCGACGCGCGGCTCAAGGCGCTTGCCGACATCGTCACGCCCGAGCGCATCGTGCCGGCCGTCGTCGAGTTCGTCGACATCGCCGGTCTCGTTGCCGGCGCGAGCAAGGGCGAAGGGCTCGGCAATCAGTTCCTCGCTAACATCCGCGAAACCGATGCGATCACGCACGTAGTGCGCTGCTTCGAGGATGAAAACGTCATCCACGTTGCCGGCAAGGTCGATCCGCTGTCGGACATCGAAGTCATCAATACCGAACTCGCACTCGCCGATTTGGCAACCGTCGAAAAGGCCCTGACGCGCTACGCAAAGGCGGCCAAGTCGGGCAACGACAAGGAAGCCGTGAAGCTCGCCGCCGTGCTCGAAAAGGCGCGCGCTCAGCTCGATGCCGCCAAGCCGATTCGCGCGCTCGATCTGACCGACGACGAGGCGGCGCTGCTCAAGCCGTTCTGCCTCATCACCGCCAAGCCGACGATGTACGTCGCCAACGTCAAGGACGACGGCTTCGAGAACAACCCGCATCTGGACGCGGTGCGAAAGCACGCGCAGGCGGAGAAGTCGCCCGTCATCGCGGTGTGCGCGGCGATCGAAGCCGAGATCGCCGATCTCGCCGACGAAGACAAGGAAGTGTTCCTTGCCGACATGGGCATGGACGAGCCTGGCCTGAACCGCGTGATCCGCGCCGGCTTCAAGCTGCTCGGCCTGCAGACGTACTTCACGGCCGGCGTGAAGGAAGTGCGTGCCTGGACGATCCATATCGGCGATACGGCGCCGCAAGCGGCGGGCGCCATCCATACGGACTTCGAGCGCGGCTTCATTCGCGCGCAGACGATCTCGTTCGGCGATTACGTTGCTTACAAGGGTGAGCAAGGCGCGAAGGAAGCGGGCAAGATGCGCGCCGAAGGCAAGGAATACGTCGTGCACGACGGCGACGTGATGAATTTCTTGTTCAACGTGTAA
- a CDS encoding sensor domain-containing diguanylate cyclase: MSSFDHGTGMQGTGDDVSTAKPSPQGSSWQRLRLNLLTPRAIVAGALVIACFMVALCGVVVFQARADALEHAREASRNVALIAERDIERNFELYALSLQAVIDGIHDPEIMALPSRLRRQTLFDRAASASYLGSVLVLDAKGQVVLDSLTDATPDLNFADRRYFTVQRDNPDAGLFVSDPYYSRLRSGSPSIALSRRISRPDGSFGGITMVAVQLEYFHNLFSGLQLGPHGSVALIGQDGVMVMRQPYDPAVIGRNIGGASTFRRFLMAPDGSFADKSTIDGMRRLYYFKHLQHLPLIIMVAEAEPDIYATWTRRAVIIGSLMATFALGFVGIAFVLAAQLRRRMRAESELALLARTDGLTGLNNRRTLGEILDREWRRARRNRSVFSLLFVDVDCFKAYNDFYGHQAGDDTLAAVAKCIGENIRRPTDSAARYGGEEFLVVLPDTAPQGAAVIAEQIRMAISNLGIEHVTSEYGRVTASIGAAAWTPETDGDVTAVIREADQALYDAKATGRNKVALFAVRPEMASAVGHHS, from the coding sequence ATGTCGTCTTTCGATCATGGGACCGGCATGCAAGGAACTGGCGACGACGTATCCACCGCTAAACCTAGTCCTCAAGGCTCCTCCTGGCAGCGACTAAGGCTCAATCTGCTCACCCCGCGCGCGATCGTCGCGGGGGCGCTCGTCATCGCCTGTTTCATGGTGGCGCTGTGCGGCGTCGTGGTATTCCAGGCGCGCGCGGATGCGCTCGAGCACGCCCGGGAGGCGTCGCGCAACGTCGCCCTGATCGCCGAGCGCGACATCGAGCGCAATTTCGAGCTGTACGCGCTCTCGCTGCAAGCTGTCATCGACGGGATTCACGACCCCGAGATCATGGCGCTTCCGTCCCGGCTACGGCGCCAGACGCTGTTCGACCGCGCCGCCTCGGCCAGCTATCTCGGTTCCGTCCTGGTTCTCGATGCGAAGGGGCAAGTCGTCCTCGATTCCCTGACCGATGCGACGCCCGATCTCAATTTCGCGGACCGGCGGTATTTCACCGTTCAGCGCGACAATCCGGATGCGGGCCTGTTCGTTAGCGATCCGTACTATTCGCGGCTGCGCAGCGGCTCGCCGAGCATCGCTTTGAGCAGGCGCATTTCGAGGCCCGACGGCTCATTCGGCGGCATTACGATGGTGGCGGTTCAACTCGAATATTTCCACAACTTGTTTTCGGGGCTGCAACTCGGTCCTCACGGCTCCGTGGCGCTGATCGGCCAAGACGGGGTCATGGTGATGCGCCAGCCGTACGATCCTGCAGTCATCGGACGAAACATCGGCGGCGCCAGTACCTTCCGCAGGTTCCTCATGGCCCCCGACGGCAGTTTTGCGGACAAATCGACGATCGATGGCATGCGCAGGCTTTACTACTTCAAGCATCTGCAGCATCTTCCGCTCATCATCATGGTGGCCGAGGCAGAGCCGGACATCTACGCCACGTGGACGCGGCGCGCGGTGATCATCGGTTCCCTGATGGCGACCTTTGCCCTGGGTTTCGTCGGGATCGCGTTCGTGCTGGCCGCGCAGTTGCGGCGCCGGATGCGAGCGGAGAGCGAATTGGCGCTGCTCGCGCGCACCGACGGGCTCACGGGTTTGAACAATCGTCGGACGCTTGGCGAAATATTGGATCGCGAGTGGCGCCGGGCACGGCGTAACCGCAGCGTCTTTTCGCTGCTTTTCGTCGACGTGGATTGCTTCAAGGCCTACAACGATTTCTACGGGCACCAAGCCGGCGACGACACGCTCGCCGCGGTCGCCAAGTGCATCGGCGAGAACATTCGCCGCCCGACCGACAGCGCCGCCCGCTACGGCGGCGAGGAATTCCTCGTCGTGTTGCCGGACACGGCGCCGCAAGGCGCTGCCGTTATTGCCGAGCAGATTCGGATGGCGATCAGCAACCTCGGCATCGAGCACGTGACGAGCGAGTACGGTCGCGTCACGGCAAGCATCGGCGCAGCCGCCTGGACGCCCGAGACCGACGGCGACGTCACCGCGGTGATACGCGAGGCCGATCAAGCGTTGTACGACGCGAAGGCGACGGGGCGCAACAAGGTTGCGCTGTTCGCCGTGCGGCCGGAGATGGCGTCGGCGGTCGGCCATCATTCGTGA
- a CDS encoding cupin, producing the protein MKFIESGAFTAQRAWGALDIASMNGVSVRLHWTDQPYKWHVNDGEEVFAVMDGQVRMDYRENGQTSSVLMNAGDIFFASVGTEHVAHPIGAARVLVIEKEGSV; encoded by the coding sequence ATGAAATTCATCGAAAGCGGCGCATTCACCGCGCAGCGCGCGTGGGGCGCGCTCGACATCGCGAGCATGAACGGGGTCTCGGTGCGGCTGCACTGGACGGACCAGCCGTACAAGTGGCACGTGAACGACGGCGAAGAAGTGTTCGCCGTGATGGACGGCCAAGTGCGCATGGATTATCGCGAAAACGGCCAGACGAGTTCCGTTCTGATGAACGCTGGCGACATCTTCTTCGCGTCGGTCGGCACCGAGCACGTCGCGCATCCGATCGGCGCGGCGCGTGTGCTCGTCATCGAGAAGGAAGGCAGTGTCTGA